A part of Scleropages formosus chromosome 3, fSclFor1.1, whole genome shotgun sequence genomic DNA contains:
- the LOC108925960 gene encoding tetratricopeptide repeat protein 39A isoform X2: protein MYHALIYATVLEMQAMMTFEHDDIVSAGITMKSAQEVCQRFRKKSSSLNSKLAGEDLTEEQLHAEVCYAECLLQRAALTFLQDENMVSFIKGGVKVRSSYLIYKDLHTFLQSQQYVKGPNHFQLEGGVSFGIGAFNLTLSLFPARILRLLEFAGLSGDKEYGLSQLHEGATSHNLRSMLCVLLLLCYYTFLTFILGTGEGDVASAEKLLMPFRIRYPRSAIFLFFAGRAEEIKGNIDEAVALFEDGCRAQQAWKQFHHMCYWELMWCFTFKRVWKMAYFYADLLSQESRWSKAMYVYMKAACLSMLPKDEARPFGENEVELFRQVPTFKQKIAGKSPPTEKFAIRKAKRYKASCSVRLPVPVLEMMYMWNGFTMIRSRPELTRGMMETLVEAEHTFQESHENEYMTDDSCVIQLLKGMCLKNEGQNEAAEDCFNKVCNSEKKIRFDDYLVPNALLELGLLYIDLGRKDEAIKLLQKAKNNYKEYSMESRTQFRIHAALTKLKADTSDVEESTDL, encoded by the exons ATGTACCATGCACTCATCTATGCCACAGTGCTGGAGATGCAAGCAATGATGACTTTTGAGCATGACGACATCGTCAGTGCCGGTATTACCATGAAAAGTGCCCAAGAAGTGTGCCAAAG ATTCCGTAAAAAGTCCTCCAGTTTAAACAGCAAGCTGGCTGGAGAAGATCTAACAGAAG aaCAGCTTCATGCTGAGGTGTGCTATGCAGAATGTCTGCTCCAGAGGGCTGCTCTCACGTTTTTACAG GATGAGAACATGGTGAGCTTTATCAAAGGAGGGGTCAAAGTTCGCAGTAGTTATTTGATTTACAA GGACCTCCACACCTTTCTTCAGTCACAACAGTATGTGAAAGGACCCAACCATTTCCAGTTAGAAGGAGGTGTTTCCTTTGGGATTGGAGCTTTTAACTTG ACCCTTTCTTTATTTCCTGCCCGAATCTTGAGACTGCTAGAGTTTGCTGGCCTCTCTGGAGATAAG GAGTATGGTCTTTCCCAGCTGCATGAAGGTGCTACATCACACAATCTGCGCTCCATGCtttgtgtcctgctgctgctttgttaTTACACCTTCCTCACCTTCATTCTAG GGACAGGAGAGGGTGATGTCGCCAGTGCTGAGAAGCTGCTGATGCCTTTTAGGATTCGTTATCCTAGA AGTGCTATTTTCCTCTTCTTTGCTGGGCGCGCAGAAGAAATCAAAGGGAATATAGATGAG GCAGTGGCGCTGTTCGAAGATGGCTGTAGAGCCCAGCAGGCATGGAAACAGTTTCACCACATGTGTTACTGGGAGCTGATGTGGTGCTTCACATTCAAGCGTGTGTGGAAAATGGCCTACTTCTATGCTGACCTCCTCAGCCAGGAGAGCCGCTGGTCTAAG GCCATGTATGTATACATGAAGGCAGCATGTCTCAGCATGCTACCCAAAGATGAAGCGAGGCCATTTGGGGAGAACGAGGTGGAGCTCTTCAG ACAGGTGCCAACCTTCAAGCAGAAGATAGCAGGAAAGTCTCCTCCCACAGAGAAGTTTGCCATCCGCAAAGCTAAGCGGTATAAAGCCAGCTGCTCGGTGCGGCTCCCAGTACCTGTACTG GAAATGATGTACATGTGGAACGGCTTCACGATGATCCGCAGTCGACCAGAGCTCACCAGAGGGATGATGGAAACCCTGGTGGAAGCAGAGCACACCTTTCAGGAGAGTCATG AAAATGAGTACATGACTGATGACAGCTGTGTGATACAGCTCCTGAAGGGTATGTGCCTGAAGAACGAAGGGCAGAATGAAGCAGCAGAGGACTGCTTCAATAAGGTGTGCAACAG CGAGAAGAAGATCAGGTTTGATGACTACCTTGTACCCAATGCATTGCTGGAGCTTGGCCTGCTGTACATAGACCTGGGACGCAAAGATGAGGCCATCAAGCTACTGCAGAAAGCCAA AAACAACTACAAGGAATATTCCATGGAGTCACGAACACAGTTCAGAATCCATGCTGCCCTCACCAAACTCAAGGCAGACACAAGCGATGTAGAAGAAAGTACAGACCTATAG
- the LOC108925960 gene encoding tetratricopeptide repeat protein 39A isoform X1, protein MSKDKDVPPTENFASMSLQTCLEDCMEAVDLFLNNRFAESLDRLQPHVKNSMYHALIYATVLEMQAMMTFEHDDIVSAGITMKSAQEVCQRFRKKSSSLNSKLAGEDLTEEQLHAEVCYAECLLQRAALTFLQDENMVSFIKGGVKVRSSYLIYKDLHTFLQSQQYVKGPNHFQLEGGVSFGIGAFNLTLSLFPARILRLLEFAGLSGDKEYGLSQLHEGATSHNLRSMLCVLLLLCYYTFLTFILGTGEGDVASAEKLLMPFRIRYPRSAIFLFFAGRAEEIKGNIDEAVALFEDGCRAQQAWKQFHHMCYWELMWCFTFKRVWKMAYFYADLLSQESRWSKAMYVYMKAACLSMLPKDEARPFGENEVELFRQVPTFKQKIAGKSPPTEKFAIRKAKRYKASCSVRLPVPVLEMMYMWNGFTMIRSRPELTRGMMETLVEAEHTFQESHENEYMTDDSCVIQLLKGMCLKNEGQNEAAEDCFNKVCNSEKKIRFDDYLVPNALLELGLLYIDLGRKDEAIKLLQKAKNNYKEYSMESRTQFRIHAALTKLKADTSDVEESTDL, encoded by the exons atgTCTAAAGACAAAGATGTTCCACCGACGGAAAA CTTTGCTTCAATGAGTTTGCAGACATGTCTGGAGGACTGCATGGAGGCTGTGGACTTGTTCCTCAACAATCGCTTTGCAGAGAGCCTGGACAGGCTTCAGCCACA TGTGAAGAACAGCATGTACCATGCACTCATCTATGCCACAGTGCTGGAGATGCAAGCAATGATGACTTTTGAGCATGACGACATCGTCAGTGCCGGTATTACCATGAAAAGTGCCCAAGAAGTGTGCCAAAG ATTCCGTAAAAAGTCCTCCAGTTTAAACAGCAAGCTGGCTGGAGAAGATCTAACAGAAG aaCAGCTTCATGCTGAGGTGTGCTATGCAGAATGTCTGCTCCAGAGGGCTGCTCTCACGTTTTTACAG GATGAGAACATGGTGAGCTTTATCAAAGGAGGGGTCAAAGTTCGCAGTAGTTATTTGATTTACAA GGACCTCCACACCTTTCTTCAGTCACAACAGTATGTGAAAGGACCCAACCATTTCCAGTTAGAAGGAGGTGTTTCCTTTGGGATTGGAGCTTTTAACTTG ACCCTTTCTTTATTTCCTGCCCGAATCTTGAGACTGCTAGAGTTTGCTGGCCTCTCTGGAGATAAG GAGTATGGTCTTTCCCAGCTGCATGAAGGTGCTACATCACACAATCTGCGCTCCATGCtttgtgtcctgctgctgctttgttaTTACACCTTCCTCACCTTCATTCTAG GGACAGGAGAGGGTGATGTCGCCAGTGCTGAGAAGCTGCTGATGCCTTTTAGGATTCGTTATCCTAGA AGTGCTATTTTCCTCTTCTTTGCTGGGCGCGCAGAAGAAATCAAAGGGAATATAGATGAG GCAGTGGCGCTGTTCGAAGATGGCTGTAGAGCCCAGCAGGCATGGAAACAGTTTCACCACATGTGTTACTGGGAGCTGATGTGGTGCTTCACATTCAAGCGTGTGTGGAAAATGGCCTACTTCTATGCTGACCTCCTCAGCCAGGAGAGCCGCTGGTCTAAG GCCATGTATGTATACATGAAGGCAGCATGTCTCAGCATGCTACCCAAAGATGAAGCGAGGCCATTTGGGGAGAACGAGGTGGAGCTCTTCAG ACAGGTGCCAACCTTCAAGCAGAAGATAGCAGGAAAGTCTCCTCCCACAGAGAAGTTTGCCATCCGCAAAGCTAAGCGGTATAAAGCCAGCTGCTCGGTGCGGCTCCCAGTACCTGTACTG GAAATGATGTACATGTGGAACGGCTTCACGATGATCCGCAGTCGACCAGAGCTCACCAGAGGGATGATGGAAACCCTGGTGGAAGCAGAGCACACCTTTCAGGAGAGTCATG AAAATGAGTACATGACTGATGACAGCTGTGTGATACAGCTCCTGAAGGGTATGTGCCTGAAGAACGAAGGGCAGAATGAAGCAGCAGAGGACTGCTTCAATAAGGTGTGCAACAG CGAGAAGAAGATCAGGTTTGATGACTACCTTGTACCCAATGCATTGCTGGAGCTTGGCCTGCTGTACATAGACCTGGGACGCAAAGATGAGGCCATCAAGCTACTGCAGAAAGCCAA AAACAACTACAAGGAATATTCCATGGAGTCACGAACACAGTTCAGAATCCATGCTGCCCTCACCAAACTCAAGGCAGACACAAGCGATGTAGAAGAAAGTACAGACCTATAG
- the LOC108925960 gene encoding tetratricopeptide repeat protein 39A isoform X3 → MHRLTTIFRKKSSSLNSKLAGEDLTEEQLHAEVCYAECLLQRAALTFLQDENMVSFIKGGVKVRSSYLIYKDLHTFLQSQQYVKGPNHFQLEGGVSFGIGAFNLTLSLFPARILRLLEFAGLSGDKEYGLSQLHEGATSHNLRSMLCVLLLLCYYTFLTFILGTGEGDVASAEKLLMPFRIRYPRSAIFLFFAGRAEEIKGNIDEAVALFEDGCRAQQAWKQFHHMCYWELMWCFTFKRVWKMAYFYADLLSQESRWSKAMYVYMKAACLSMLPKDEARPFGENEVELFRQVPTFKQKIAGKSPPTEKFAIRKAKRYKASCSVRLPVPVLEMMYMWNGFTMIRSRPELTRGMMETLVEAEHTFQESHENEYMTDDSCVIQLLKGMCLKNEGQNEAAEDCFNKVCNSEKKIRFDDYLVPNALLELGLLYIDLGRKDEAIKLLQKAKNNYKEYSMESRTQFRIHAALTKLKADTSDVEESTDL, encoded by the exons ATGCACAGGTTAACTACCAT ATTCCGTAAAAAGTCCTCCAGTTTAAACAGCAAGCTGGCTGGAGAAGATCTAACAGAAG aaCAGCTTCATGCTGAGGTGTGCTATGCAGAATGTCTGCTCCAGAGGGCTGCTCTCACGTTTTTACAG GATGAGAACATGGTGAGCTTTATCAAAGGAGGGGTCAAAGTTCGCAGTAGTTATTTGATTTACAA GGACCTCCACACCTTTCTTCAGTCACAACAGTATGTGAAAGGACCCAACCATTTCCAGTTAGAAGGAGGTGTTTCCTTTGGGATTGGAGCTTTTAACTTG ACCCTTTCTTTATTTCCTGCCCGAATCTTGAGACTGCTAGAGTTTGCTGGCCTCTCTGGAGATAAG GAGTATGGTCTTTCCCAGCTGCATGAAGGTGCTACATCACACAATCTGCGCTCCATGCtttgtgtcctgctgctgctttgttaTTACACCTTCCTCACCTTCATTCTAG GGACAGGAGAGGGTGATGTCGCCAGTGCTGAGAAGCTGCTGATGCCTTTTAGGATTCGTTATCCTAGA AGTGCTATTTTCCTCTTCTTTGCTGGGCGCGCAGAAGAAATCAAAGGGAATATAGATGAG GCAGTGGCGCTGTTCGAAGATGGCTGTAGAGCCCAGCAGGCATGGAAACAGTTTCACCACATGTGTTACTGGGAGCTGATGTGGTGCTTCACATTCAAGCGTGTGTGGAAAATGGCCTACTTCTATGCTGACCTCCTCAGCCAGGAGAGCCGCTGGTCTAAG GCCATGTATGTATACATGAAGGCAGCATGTCTCAGCATGCTACCCAAAGATGAAGCGAGGCCATTTGGGGAGAACGAGGTGGAGCTCTTCAG ACAGGTGCCAACCTTCAAGCAGAAGATAGCAGGAAAGTCTCCTCCCACAGAGAAGTTTGCCATCCGCAAAGCTAAGCGGTATAAAGCCAGCTGCTCGGTGCGGCTCCCAGTACCTGTACTG GAAATGATGTACATGTGGAACGGCTTCACGATGATCCGCAGTCGACCAGAGCTCACCAGAGGGATGATGGAAACCCTGGTGGAAGCAGAGCACACCTTTCAGGAGAGTCATG AAAATGAGTACATGACTGATGACAGCTGTGTGATACAGCTCCTGAAGGGTATGTGCCTGAAGAACGAAGGGCAGAATGAAGCAGCAGAGGACTGCTTCAATAAGGTGTGCAACAG CGAGAAGAAGATCAGGTTTGATGACTACCTTGTACCCAATGCATTGCTGGAGCTTGGCCTGCTGTACATAGACCTGGGACGCAAAGATGAGGCCATCAAGCTACTGCAGAAAGCCAA AAACAACTACAAGGAATATTCCATGGAGTCACGAACACAGTTCAGAATCCATGCTGCCCTCACCAAACTCAAGGCAGACACAAGCGATGTAGAAGAAAGTACAGACCTATAG
- the gadd45gip1 gene encoding growth arrest and DNA damage-inducible proteins-interacting protein 1, with the protein MAASIVARRATGILGVLKDGCFPKSVLPVLSRCGCLLQVANYNPRPLKLNIKSPYIPDKESENTPEWQKTDKYDRKLFGRYGSVSGVNPAKLWPSPEELDKLIAEEKEWQPSLEEMLKNVEEKEMEKAKKQRAREKLIAANMAKMPKMIEDWRRETRALKQKKKEDKARKERLIAEARERFGYALDPRSPKFQEMVQEMEKEEKKKKKLLKSRMRQTASTFPAPPIKSD; encoded by the exons ATGGCGGCTTCCATCGTTGCCAGGAGGGCGACGGGGATATTGGGCGTCTTGAAAGACGGTTGTTTTCCGAAATCGGTTTTACCAGTCCTGTCTAGATGCGGTTGTTTGTTGCAGGTTGCCAACTACAACCCCAGACCTCTCAAGCTGAATATCAAGAGCCCGTACATCCCTGACAAAGAGAGCGAAAATACGCCCGAGTGGCAAAAGACGGACAAGTACGATCGCAAACTGTTCGGGCGATACGGCTCCGTCTCCGGCGTGAACCCGGCCAAGCTGTGGCCGAGTCCCGAGGAGCTGGACAAGCTGATCGCAGAAGAGAAAGAATGGCAGCCATCTCTTGAGGAAATGCTGAAAAACGTCGAGGAGAAAGAAATGGAGAAGGCAAAGAAACAGAGGGCCAG GGAGAAATTAATCGCTGCCAATATGGCCAAGATGCCGAAGATGATCGAGGACTGGCGCCGGGAGACGCGCGCGCtcaagcagaagaagaaggaggacaAGGCGCGTAAGGAGCGGCTCATCGCGGAGGCGCGCGAGCGTTTTGGCTACGCGCTGGATCCCCGCAGCCCAAAGTTCCAGGAGATGGtgcaggagatggagaaggaggaaaagaaaaagaagaagctgcTCAAAAGTCGAATGAGACAAACTGCTTCTACTTTTCCAGCACCTCCAATCAAATCAGATTAG